A DNA window from Helianthus annuus cultivar XRQ/B chromosome 15, HanXRQr2.0-SUNRISE, whole genome shotgun sequence contains the following coding sequences:
- the LOC110912249 gene encoding pentatricopeptide repeat-containing protein At3g51320 has translation MASAFMRELLRYTRNQGLLINPKRTHFYSSQSPSDYSFKDSILNLLHKCHNLTRFYQIQTRFVTSGLLQNPSIAGRILKLSLTFCDIHYTLLLFKCIEFPDTYCVNTVIKGYCCSLPHKVVNFYCEMVRDDGVLFKPNSFTFPPLISVCGKSGDLLLGQEWHGQAVKVGVDRSLHVENALIHMYAGCGLNDVAWKVFDEMSVRDLVSWNSMVDGYVKVGDMGSAHELFDRMPERNVVSWNVLMKGYLDGKNPGLVLKLFRTMVRTGVIWNDTTVVSVVTACGRSCRLKEGRSVHGSLIRMSVNASLIIGTALIDMYSKCGIPDVAQVIFNRMLVKNLVCWNAMISGQSIYGNAKHGLRLFDKMVERGKFIPDEASYVGVLCGCARLGLLADAKNHFLEMTNVFNVKPNFAHYWCMANLYASHGLVDDAIKFLKNMPVDVNMSPQSSTWAGLLGSCRFNGNMTVGERIAEALIKDDPLNHSYHVLLIVIYAVAGRWEDVSRMKCLMMERGFSVPGFSLVELTQIVNGLEVGDKWEDSISKLYEHG, from the coding sequence ATGGCATCAGCCTTCATGCGAGAGCTCCTACGCTACACAAGAAATCAAGGGTTACTCATAAACCCCAAAAGAACCCACTTCTATTCATCTCAATCACCATCTGATTATTCATTCAAAGATAGCATACTCAATCTCTTACACAAATGCCACAACTTGACCCGATTCTACCAGATCCAGACCCGATTCGTAACCTCCGGATTGCTCCAAAACCCATCAATTGCTGGCCGAATTTTGAAGCTTTCTTTAACCTTTTGCGACATTCATTACACTTTACTTCTGTTCAAATGTATTGAATTTCCAGATACTTATTGTGTGAATACTGTAATCAAGGGCTATTGTTGCTCTTTGCCTCATAAAGTTGTTAACttttattgtgaaatggttagaGATGATGGGGTTTTGTTTAAACCTAATAGTTTTACTTTTCCACCTTTGATTAGTGTGTGTGGGAAATCAGGGGATTTGTTGTTGGGTCAGGAGTGGCATGGGCAGGCTGTGAAGGTTGGGGTTGATAGAAGTTTACATGTGGAGAATGCTTTGATTCATATGTATGCAGGTTGTGGGTTGAATGATGTTGCGTggaaggtgtttgatgaaatgtctgtGAGAGATTTGGTGTCTTGGAACTCTATGGTTGATGGGTATGTGAAAGTCGGTGATATGGGTAGTGCTCATGAGTTGTTTGATCGAATGCCGGAGCGGAATGTGGTGTCGTGGAATGTGTTGATGAAGGGTTATTTGGACGGGAAGAATCCAGGGCTTGTGTTGAAGTTGTTTAGGACGATGGTTAGGACGGGTGTTATATGGAATGATACGACGGTTGTGAGTGTGGTTACGGCTTGTGGCAGGTCGTGTAGGTTGAAAGAGGGGAGGTCGGTTCATGGTTCGCTGATTCGGATGTCGGTGAATGCGAGTTTGATTATTGGCACGGCTTTAATCGATATGTATAGTAAATGCGGGATACCAGACGTTGCTCAGGTTATTTTTAACAGAATGTTAGTTAAGAATTTAGTATGTTGGAATGCGATGATTTCAGGGCAGTCGATATATGGAAACGCGAAACACGGGCTTCGGTTATTCGATAAAATGGTAGAGCGAGGCAAATTCATTCCGGATGAAGCCTCTTATGTAGGAGTACTATGTGGTTGTGCGCGATTAGGCTTGTTGGCAGACGCCAAAAACCATTTTCTTGAAATGACCAATGTTTTTAACGTAAAACCCAATTTCGCACACTATTGGTGCATGGCTAATCTCTATGCTAGCCACGGTTTAGTTGATGACGCGATTAAATTCTTGAAGAATATGCCAGTCGACGTTAACATGTCACCGCAATCGTCAACGTGGGCTGGTTTACTAGGATCGTGTCGGTTTAACGGTAACATGACTGTAGGAGAACGAATTGCAGAAGCTTTGATTAAGGATGACCCATTGAATCATTCGTATCATGTGCTGCTTATCGTAATCTATGCGGTAGCGGGGCGGTGGGAAGATGTATCTAGGATGAAGTGTTTGATGATGGAGAGAGGATTTAGTGTACCGGGTTTTAGTCTTGTAGAATTGACTCAAATAGTTAACGGTCTTGAAGTTGGAGATAAATGGGAAGATAGCATATCTAAGCTCTACGAGCATGGATAA
- the LOC110912250 gene encoding uncharacterized protein LOC110912250 produces the protein MVLMVMGSLLGFRAISPLLMICSINATEKSHYIFLAFIRFSIRLSGCFGFSGASGDDRWLGLQGGVEAVDPSGKRPCVDQPSETADDDAAFEYTNGLDPEYPVSLLKWRIHQLVPKLKIICRQQILKFTDPLGCKDTY, from the exons ATGGTATTGATGGTCATGGGAAGTCTTCTTGGATTCAGGGCTATATCCCCTCTTTTGATGATATGCTCTATTAATGCAACAGAGAAGTCACATTATATATTCTTGGCATTCATCCGCTTCAGTATAAGGTTATCAG GCTGTTTTGGGTTTAGTGGTGCATCAGGAGACGATCGATGGTTGGGCTTGCAAGGTGGTGTTGAAGCTGTCGATCCGA GTGGAAAGCGCCCCTGTGTGGATCAACCATCAGAAACTGCTGATGATGATGCTGCCTTTG AATACACAAATGGGCTGGACCCAGAGTACCCGGTATCACTTCTAAAGTGGAGGATCCATCAGCTG GTGCCAAAGTTGAAAATCATCTGTCGCCAGCAGATTCTTAAATTTACGGATCCTTTGGGTTGCAAGGATACTTATTAA